The sequence GGTACTCTGAAACTCTAGtcgcagccttccacacgatctcccaaaaccctaccACACATGTAGTACTAacacatcggcgctcggcgttTCTACCcaatacgtgtggataccgtagaggcgttgctgctattgcggcgaTGATATTCTCGGTGAGTTGAACGTGACGTGATCAGGAGCTGATCGAGGAAttagtcgaggagcacgatcatctactcggagttggtcgaagagcatgaccacctgctcggagttagtcgaggagcatgaccacctgctcggagctggtcaagaaactgatcgagaagctactcaaggagtttgacgcaAACAACGTTAGATCGGTCTACaccaactcttcttctgttgcACTGCACGttgagcggtaacgatctattatctcctactagcatgatttcataggtgaatgcggtagaaaaattttgttttaagctAACGTAGCAtgcccgttccccaacagtAGGGTATTACTCGAACCGAAGATCTGAACCTATATACCCCGTTATTTTCGGATACATTATCAAGAACAAATTCTCAATACCTATGCGCATCTATGAGATTTTATATTTTGATCGGAGCAAAGGAGATAATGCATAGGTAATATTTATACGGTAATATTGTTTGAAATTAAGTAGATAAGGTAAAAAGTACTCAATTTAATTCTCTATATTAGTTACAGAGTGAagtaaaaataaatagatattacAGAGCTAACTGATATAAGTTACGGTATAATAGTAAGCGAGGGGCCCATTGAATCCAATACTGTATGTGTTTTGTATTATACTTTCACTGAACCTAATATTATATGTATTCTGTGAGTGGTGGGGGGCAAATGGTTTTGATAATATAACCTGTTGGCCTTACTCAGGCATGGAAAAAATAGCTATAGAGCTACAATGAGAGGAGGTGTCCTGAGAGGCCTCTGACTCTCGGTGCTGCTGCCCTTGCGTTGCCATAAAAAAACATAGCTATAGTATACAGTATTTTATAGCATGGGAAACCACCGATATTTCTGGGTGCCGCTGGCGTGTTCGCCGATGCTTCTGGGCGCTGCTGGCTGTGCTCAGGTAAAAAAAGAGCTACAGTAGCTTCAGGATCTTGGTGGCGATCATTATCATTTTGGGCCTCCACACGAACATTGCTTCAAGCTAAGGATGACAACTACACTCCCAGATCAAATGTGCAGATAATCAAAGTAAATCGAGATTGAGCTTGGTTGACAATACTACCATCATATCTCGATCTTGGATTCTCATACATCCTGTATCAGtctttaaattttaaattagtctaattaattagaaaaaagttttaaaataagTGAATTTAGGTGTTTTGGAAACGCTAAAACATATGATGTGTTACAACTATCACTCGGATCAATTAATTACATATTTGGTTTTCAACAAAACTTGAGGCTCACGAGCTATTTGTTTGAGCTTAATGTGAGCTCGGCTAACAAAATGAACAACTGTATCGAGCTGCAATTTTCGTTCAGTACATTAACAAGCCAAGCCGAGTTCTAGTTGGAATTAATTAAGCGTTTGTGAGCTGAGCGAGTCTGTTACCTAGCCTATAAAAAAGCTTGAGAGTTGGTTGGGCTGGGCTTGGCTTGGCTGGAGCTCAGATCGAACATTAATGAGCCCAACAGAGCTAATTTGTACTCCCTCCGGTTCCTATTTTCTCATCGTTGGAGGCTTAGACCCTTTGCATCTGAATTCTTGATGTTTTGGCCTCCCGTCGGTCACTTTGGTCTTTTTTAcctttgcatgcatgcaaatcaCATTTACTTCAGCAACGCATCGTCTCCAACAACGCCAACTCGCAAGCTCCCGAGGCGCTGCTTTAAACAAGAACTACTTGCTCCCCGGCGCTGCTAGCCGAGGCCCCTCACGCGAGCTCCCGGCCGAGGCCCCTCTCGCCGCTCGTCGCTACTCACTGCTCACCGTTGCCCTTACTCCCCGGCGCAGCATGCTCCCTGGCGCCATGGCGCAGGAGGACGACGCGACGACCGGCGTCACCAAGCAGCTCGCGCAGCAGGATGAGATGACCGGCGGCATCGTGGAGCACCTCGTGCAGGAGGTCGACACCGCCGGCGCCATGGAGTAGCTCGCACAGGAGTGCGATCGCTGCGGCCGAGTCCACAACCTCAATGACCTTGAGGAGTACCGGCGCGCAAGCAAGAGGCCGTGCTCTCACTGTGGTCACGTTCACAGAGAGTACATGGTCTCGGCTTGGATCTACGACCTCGACGAGTTCGACTGCGAGGTACTCCTTCCTAATCTCGAGGATGTCAAGATGGCTGGCGACGTTATCTTGGTACCTACGCACATCACCAAGATGTTCGACAGCGTTGCCGAGAGCCCAATGCAAAAGGCTGTCGTGGTGGACTCCTTGGCTGATGTCAAAGATTCCGACAAGCTTCGTTTCGTGGTGGACTCCTTGCCCGGCGAGACTGAGGTGCCAGATTCTCAAAACAAGAGATTATGACGAAAATGTACAAGAGTTTCATGCATAAGTTCTTCTAAAACCTTGGTAAGATTAACTATCAAATGCTTGATGCAGATTACATAGTTCCATGCATACTATTACTCCAAATCTAATTGTTCTACTACTAATCCATGTCTAATTGTTCCATGCAGCGAGCTTGGCCATAGCATCGGCTACCAATGGTGCCTCACAAGTGATTTGCAAAGGGAGGCACCCTTGTCTTTCTAGACTTTGTTTCTTCATGTGTGGAATCTTGAACTTGTTTGAACCATGAACTTTCATTGCCTCCTTCCATACTAGTTGAAGTGTAAGATTCTATTTGCCTTGCGTAGAGAATACTCATGGAAGGCCTAGTTTATGAAATCAAAGTTAGCTCCAAGCATTGAgtataaaaaagcaaaatataaaaaattctagtaGTAGAAATTGTACCACTTGGACAATTGGAAAAAGATCTTGAACCATTTTTGCGGTCTTCTTGTATTGAATAGATTGGATGGCACGAAAGAAACCCAAATCTAATATATTGAAATCTGGTGAATTGGGCGGTTGACAAATAAGCCGAATGTCAAAACCTTCTTGTTTAGCAGCTTCACAAAATAGTGGATCATCATGATCGGGATGAGACGGTGCGTTGTCTTGCTGGATGTAGATGGGTTTGTTGACATCCTCACGTGGCCACTTAGCTCGAATAGCCGGCAACACCTTGTCAATCATGAATGTTCTAATGACATCCCTAGTAATTGAAGTGATAGGCTTCACTTCCATTGTCCCAGCTTGCCCGTTAACACTACTTCTCTTAGCACGTTCATATGTAACCAAAGGTAAGCACACAATCTTTCCATCAAAAATGCAAACTCCCTCTCTATTAAACCTTGGTCGAGTAGTAACAGTCAACAACATGAGCTTAGGGATTTTGTTCTTACTTTTGCATGTACGTAAGGGCTCATCCTCATCTGGAAGCATGTAATACCTCTCTGATTTTCTAATAAGGTAGAACCATTTCTCATTAATGAAAACAACATTAAACAGCCTCTTGAACCTTGGATTATCGTGCATGCTTTCAACCAAGCATATCCATACACCATTGTAGCCTAGCCTTCTTGTTTGCATCAATTAAGTGTGGCTTTATATTGTTTGAGTGACGCTTAAGCTGACCTTCTCGTATATTTCTCAGTAGCTTGGATTTACTAATACCTAACACAGCACATACATCTTCTAGTGTTATTCTATGCTTAAGTGCAACAGTACGTAGTGGTTCTAAATCCAATGGAACTCGCTTACGACCAACTCTACCACGCTTTCTACTAGAAACATCAACTAGAATGCCTTGATCAAGGGAGCTTTTACCTTGCTGCCATACACGCTGAACAATATGATGACGGACTCCGAATAGTTTGGCAACTTCTTTGGTAACATGCCTCTTTAGTTTCCCATTTGTGCTTCTTGCCAACAAAGCTTGATATATTTATCTTCTGAATTCATTTGGAGTATCTTCCCTACCTAAATAATAGTGCAGACCCATTAGTAGTGTTAAGAAGGCACAACAGAATACAAAAACAAGATTCATGTTATCTTCTACCTTGGAGAACATTGCCATTAGCAACAGCTAGCACGGGTGGTTGCATGTTCATTTCGATCTCACCTTGGACAACATTGTCATCTTCTACATGTTCCAAGTTCAAGtcaaatccaacatgaggtgCTTCAAAGTTCAGAtcaaatccaacatgaggtgCTTCAAAGTTCAGAtcaaatccaacatgaggtgCTTCAAAGTTCAGATAAAATCCAACGTGGGGTGCTTCCAAGTTCAAACCAAAAACACCTAGAAAAGTATTGACATTGTCATGGGCCAAAAACATGGTTCAACGGGGAAAAAAAAACGAACAAGCATTGCTCAAACGAACACTTACCCATGCCATGATCTATCGGCTGCTCCATCTTGATGTGTTTAACTGGTTGGGTTTCTTTGCATCAAGTGCTAGCTAACCACGGTTTAAATAGAAGGAGCAGGCAGGGAGTTTCAGCTTTAGCAGACGGCGCCAAAAAAATTTGCATGCAGTGCGCTAGCGAAAAAATTTTGCATGCAGCGCGTTCTGCATGCTCCTCGCTCTCTGCATTCAAAACGCGCAAACCATCCAGGCgcgaagcaaaaaaaaaaaggggcaaAACAAGTGCAGTGGCAGCAGTAGGCACCAAAAAGGAGCATGCAGCGCACGCTCGAAAACGAACCGACGCAGCGGCAGCAGtaggtgcaaaaaaaaaagcatgcaaCACACGCACGAAAAATAACCAACGCGCAGAGCACAAAAAATGGCACCAAACCAGCGCGTGGGCAAAAAAGTGGGGTGCCAGGAGCCGAACCCGACACATAAAGATTAGGGACTAGCAACCGTAACCACAAGGGTTTTGAGGGAGTAGTAATTAGGAAAGCCACGAGACTGTATTTAATATGGATAAAACAGGGAATAAACATCCTAATTAACCACTCCTTAGTATATGACATCTTATCTAAAATATCGAGAAATACGGAATCAGAGGGAGTACTCGTTAGGTTAAGTAGGTTGATTGGTATGTCTATAGGTTACAATATAATAGTAAGTGACGTGCGATCTGTTCCTGTTGAACTCAACATTATGTAGTTCTATATTGTATGATTATTGAACCCAATATTATATGTGTTCTGTGAGTTAACAGACAAATGATTTTGGCCGGATAAAGTGTTAGACCAACTCCAGGGCTACAGTACTTTAAAGTACTGTAGCATTGGAAATCGATCTCCATCAGCTGCCTCATCCAATGCTACAGTGCCGCCACAGTGTTGCGGAGGGATGGTATGGGGTAGCTGCGGggccggagagagaaaaagagagtagaaggtaggaaatggggtagctgctggagatgcaaaaataagagatgctgtaatagtgatagaggatgctgtaatagtatttttaggatgaaaatttaagataactaCTGAAGATAGCCTTAGCAGATACCCTGTAACCTACTGGCCTTACTCAGGCATGAAAAAAAGCAACAGAGCCACAACGAGAGAAGGTGTCCTGAGAGGCCGCTGACTGTGTTTCTGCTCCTGGCCTTTTGTCAGCCATTAAAAAGAACATAGCTATAGTAGCTACAGTATTCATGCCTTGGAAGCCACTATACTTCTGGCGCTGCTGGCCGTGCTCAGGTAAAAAACATGGAGCTACAGTAGCTACAGGCGGCTGAATCTTAGCTAGTTAGTATATGTTATAGAAATCTAACATTATATACTTCGGTGAGTTAGGGAGCAAATGGTTTTGGTCACATAAAGTGTTAGCTGGTTAGATTATCTTTAATCATTTTACTttcattttgttctcttttctattttattttctttatttttatctatCTCTAATAGTTTCTCTTCGAACGAAATTGTAAAGGGAAATAAGATAATCTCGTTTTAAAGGGAATGCCATTGAAAATTCCTTCGTGaggaaaaacataaaaaaaaccaTTAAACCACTTAAAGTAAAAAAATCCTATCGTGAAAGAATTCTGACCTTTAAAAAACCGTTAAAAATAGTCTTAGTATAtgttaaaaatagataaataagcCAAGCTGCTTTGCACTGAGCGGAGGATGGCTCATTGCGACCCCTAATCACGGGGATATATTAGAATTAACAGAAGTTTGCAATATGGAATTTGTAATTACATTGGATGATCATATATATCCCTACTGCCAAAaataaatgagaaaaaaaatagatgaccagaaaaaacaaagaagaaatatATCGAAGCATACAAAATAGTACTCAAGTCGATGCATGCGTTGCCAAATATCAAATTTTTTAGTTGCTGATTACTGGAACCACAAAATAATTTATTGACCACAGATGGTGAACCATACATATTATACTCATAGGTGAAACTGAAAACTCTTGATCTTGAATTCTTGATACAGGGCAATAAAAACAGACCCCATCCAGAACTTAACTCTGAATGCTATAAAAACTTAGCATTAGTGTTACCTTCAACTGACAGCTCCTAAAAAGGATTTAAAGTAAAATTAAAATTGAACACaactcatttaaaaaaaaaactcatagcTCCCTTCTTCCATCCAAAGAAAAAAGTCTTGGAGAAAGAAAGACACAAACTCGTTCAGCATCCCGGCTACCCGGCGCAGGACGCGGCTGCGGCCTTGGCAGCGGCCGCCCTGACGAGCGAGAAGGTAGGCAGCGGCAGGCTGCTGGGCGGTGGCGCGAGCGCGTGCATCAGGTCATCGACGAACCCCCTGGCCACCTCGCGCTCCAGGTCGTCCAGCGCCTCGTCCACCGCTGGCGCTAGCGGCAGCGGCGCGGCCCGCTCCAGCGGCCGCCTCCGCTGCGCCCTCAGCGGGTCGTCCCCGGCCGTCGGTGCCCACGGCTTCTTCCTCTTGTACTCTCCAGTCCCGGTCCTCCTCAGCGCCGCAGGCTTGTCTGCCGATGCAGGCAGAGACGTGGCGTACTTGGCCATAGTCGCGGCCggcgggagagggaggagaggcggcCGGCAAGGAGGCAGGGGCAGAGATGAGTACAAGTACGGCGGCGCGTACTGGAACGGATGCAGCGGCGACGCGTAGCTGAAGGAGCTGTGGCTGCTGTGAGGCAGTGGCAAGCTCACGTTGAAGCTCCGGCAGCCTTCGCCGGCCGTCCAGCACCGGGAGTCTAAGCCGCTGGTCGACCGGTCGATGAGGACATTGTCCATCACAATCTTGATGATGGGAAGAGAAAGGGCGAGATATATTGacgggaggagagagaggggggtgggggggggggggaagggaGGCGGCGAAGAGGCTGAGGTGCCAACCCGCTCCTCGCTCCCGGCGAGGGCTGTCTCGCGCCGGCTTATGTAACGAACGGAGATGGGCTGCCCCTCCACTGTTGACTTTGAAGTCGCCGGCCGGCTTGAGTTTGTTATGAGTAAGTGCTTCGCGCATGTCAATCTTTTAATCTCAGAGTTGATATTTCGGTCGTATTGCTGGTTGCCCCTCTAGCATCTTAGTAATTACGTGTTCTTTGTGACGTTATCTTCTACCAGTTACTCCCTTGGTtcacaaataaattatttatgaacAGAGGGAGTATGAAATTGCTTTCTTGTGGTGGATGTAGATTACTCTGCAActaaagataaaaaatagacGAATGTATAGTTCCACAAATCCAAATATAAAACAATGTCAAAGctctttttgcaaaaaaaaaaaacaatgtgaAAGCTCTAGGAAACATGTAGGGGCTTTCATGCAAGACGAGCCACTGGTAGCAACTTGCATGGTTCTGGAGAAAAATCCACCGACCAGACCAGTACGGCCCGCCCATGATAACAGCTGCCACCATCTAACGACAGCGACTCGGCCACCTGTTACCTCTTCAATGACAGTGGACCGATAAGTTAAGCGGTCCCACATGTAATTGAATAAAGTGGCTATGCACCACACGATCACCCTTGTGGCTGTGCGCTTTCCAGGGCATGTGCGGGGGAGATGACCAACCGCCAAAGTAACGCCGGCCGTCGGATGCGGATCCAGGCACATCTGACCGTCCCTGTCGACCATCTTTGTGTACTTGCTTGTGCATTTGTCAGAGCCGTGAGAATGATTTTGGTTCGGACTTTGGATGATTCAAGTACCATGTGAGGCACGTATGTCAACTGCAAATATccattaatatatatgaattgcAAATCGAAtagttttcttttctcttctgcGACGGTCAGCAGGGAATCTTCTTCTGTGTCTTCTACGAATTTTCGGTACCGTTAAGCACCAACTTTTTCTGTTTAATCTGAACAAATCttcttttcatttttaaaaGGTAAAGAAATACGTGGAGTGCACAACAAATTAAAGTCCATCAACATCGCaatcaaccaaaaataaatagtaaatattATCGACTGACATAGGGACATAACATGATCTAGACGTGTGACAAATAAGCTCAACCTTGAAAAGCCACTCAAAAGCTCGGCTCAACTAAAGTTCATTTCAAGCTTGACTTCAACTTACACGAGCCAAACTGATCATGCATGTAGTTTTTATTGTTGTATGCGATGTTTAACAATAACAAA is a genomic window of Phragmites australis chromosome 24, lpPhrAust1.1, whole genome shotgun sequence containing:
- the LOC133907488 gene encoding uncharacterized protein LOC133907488, translated to MDNVLIDRSTSGLDSRCWTAGEGCRSFNVSLPLPHSSHSSFSYASPLHPFQYAPPYLYSSLPLPPCRPPLLPLPPAATMAKYATSLPASADKPAALRRTGTGEYKRKKPWAPTAGDDPLRAQRRRPLERAAPLPLAPAVDEALDDLEREVARGFVDDLMHALAPPPSSLPLPTFSLVRAAAAKAAAASCAG